GAGGAGGTGCCCGCGGATGAGATGCAGCTGGTCGAGAATGAATATCTCTTGCCGGTTGCTCATTTCAGCAAGGAGTTGTACAACTCGTTTGGCGTACCCTTCTTCACCAAGGCGCGTCACGGTGAGTCCTATGGGGCCCTCAAGCAGCGCATCCAGAAGCGTCTGAATGTCCCGGACAAGGAGTGGGAGAACTACAAGTTCACCGTGATCAATACGGGCCTGACCACCGAGGTGAACGACAACGATGTCATCAATTTGGAGAATTTCCGCACCTCGAATAGCGGACAGTTGCCCTTCCTGGGCCTCGATCACATCAACAAGTCACGCAAGCGCAGTTCGCTGAATTTCTCCGAAAAGGCGATCAAAATTTACAATTAATTtaaacacacaacacacacaaaaaagggGACAAAGGAGTAGACGGATGATGGTTCTGCGACTGGGGGCGACTGGAGGCGAGCGGGGCTGGGAAGAAAATTCGACAAGACAGGAAGCTGAGACGACATCCATCGATAGCACGGCAACGTTGCCCGAGAATAGAAATTTTAAGCAAACCTAGAAGCTATCCAGCTCAAAGCCACAAGTGTCCCAAAAATTGTATGCCCCTTAAAAGCAAGCACCCTTAACCCTTCTCCCCCTGAACCCAAACTTGAAATTGAcgagaattttttttttttttcaataatATATCTAAGTCATCAAATGTATTCATTAATCGTCTCCGGTCAATTTGTAATGTGTTTGTGCGGCCAGTCCTACCCCAGAGCATGTCTGTCTGCGCACCGATCCGGCCCCAGCCCAGGCAACGGCACGAAGTCCATGAGGAAAAAAAGGTTTATAAATTTACTGACTTATTGCGCTTGCATTAGTGACTTCAAAATCTAGGCTAAGGCTTTCAAAgaatgtttattattatttttttttttttttcctaaATACGATATTCCTAACGGCGGTAATTTAATTTGAAAACTGGATTGTATCGAATCAAAATTGGAGTCTCGTATCCGATTGATTCGTTTGAAATGCCGGCATACCTTGGTACATTGTAAATATAAGCGTTTTCTTGTGCGTTTCGTCCGCCTCGATCACATCAACAAGTCACGCAAGCGCAGTTCGCTGAATTTCTCCGAAAAGGCGATCAAAATTTACAATTAATTcaaacacacaacacacacaaaaaagggGACAAAGGAGTAGACGGATGATGGTTCTGCGAGTGTATGCGACTGGGGGAAGACAAGACAGGAAGCTGAGACGACATCCATCGATAGCACGGCAACGTTGCCCGAGAATAGAAATTTTAAGCAAACCTAGAAGCTATCCAGCTCAAAGCCACAAGTGTCCCAAAAATTGTATGCCCCTTAAAAGCAAGCACCCTTAACCCTCCTCCCCCTGAACACAAACTTGAAATTGAcgagaatttttttttttaaataatattaTATCTAAGTCATCTAATGTATTCATTAATCGTCTCTGGTCAATTTGTAATGTGTTTGTGCGGCCAGTCCTACCCCAGAGCATGTCTGTCTGCGCACCGATCCGGCCCCAGCCCAGGCAACGGCACGAAGTCCATGAGGAAAAAAAGGTTTATAAATTTACTGACTTATTGCGCTTGCATTAGTGACTTCAAAATCTAGGCTAAGGCTTTCAAAgaatgtttattattattattattattttttttttttcctaaATACGATATTCCTAACGGcggtaatttaatttaaaaactGGATTGTATCGAATCAAAATTGGAGTCTCGTATCCGATTGATTCGTTTGAAATGCCGGCATACCTTGGTACATTGTAAATATAAGCGTTTTTTTGTGCGTTTCGTCCGCCTCCCTGGGAACACAGGCAGGAAAGCAGCAAAAGAAAATTAATGAACACGCCGCACCTGACAAAGAAGAGATGAACGCGAAGAGAAGTGAAACAACAAAAGAtaaagatatacatatataccatAGATAAGCAGTGAGAGCAACAGTGCTGGTAGGCGGCAAAAAGAGGCGCTGGTGgcacgagagagagcgagacagcGATAGGTAGAGTTAGATTCCAACTAACggtaaacaacaacaacagcaacaaaaaacccTTGCGAAATGGAACGGGACAGAAGGATAAGCGAAGAGCAGAGAGAATAGAGAGAAGAGGAGCATATAAGATTTGTTTCAAACAATTATTTGTGATTTAAAAACATGAAATGATAAAAGTGTATTCAAAGGACTAGACAACATAATAATcttaaattaataaaaacaacaaacaaacaaaaatcaaaCGTATGTATCATAATATAACCAGGTTGACTGCTTTTGTTTTAATCTTTGTTAAATTATATAGCAAAGCGTGCAGTGCCGTACCCGGAGTATGAAAGAACACACAGAAAACCAACTAACAAAAATTACATCATGACCAGGCAATAGAaacactatatatatatatataaatatatatatatcaacAAATATTACATTATTACTATGCTATTATTTATGCAAACAGAATAATTAACAAATTATTTATgtgtaaaataaaaaacaaaggAAAACCACAAATTCGAGTCGATTGTGCGAACAAAATATATCAATTCAATATTCCCATATGTTGATGGTATAGTATATAGTGCTATAtctatttatatatatttatgtgtgTATATAAATGATTGAACAGCCGTTAACTCAAATATCCCATAAGAATATCGGGACTATCCATGAATCCTTTTCCAGCCAAGCCGACTCCCCACATCTTTAGGTTTAAGGTTATGTGGGGGCGATCATCGATTAGCGATTACCGATCGCCACCCCAGAGCTGTATTCCACACTGTATCCCACTCCCCCCAGAGTTGTATTGTATTCCAAGCCGTGAGCAACAAGAAATACCGTAAGGGCGGAACACGCAGCCCCCATCCTTCCTTCTAACCGTTCGATCGAAAACGTGGGAGCTTGAATCTgtttaaaattgaaaataaattatattTCATGTAGAATTCATTGGGAACCAACCATTATTTAATCGAATCTGTTTCGGGGAATTTATCGCTTAAATTATAGATTATATTTTGTTGGACTACAGACTACTGGATAGAACTTAGAACTTGCGACGCTTTAGCAGATCTGGCCGCCAGTTGACTGGATGCGTCTCCTCGCTGGCCTCGTCATCCTCCTTGTACACCTTGATCGTCTTGTCCGCCTCAGCGGTGATAAGACGCGTGCCCGAATGGTCGAAGCACATGGCAAATATGCCCGCCTCGCTGTCCATGGAGCCGGGCTGGACGGGGGCCTGGAATCGCTGGAAATTGTAGCCGGTGCGCCAGTCCCAGAAGAACATGGTGCCGTTGTCGCCGCCAGAGACGAGCACGCCATCGTTATTGGCCGCCATACAGTTGACAATGGCCGTGTGGCCGGAGATGTTTTGCACGAAATTGCCCTCGGGACAGCGCCACTGCTTGATGTTGTCGGGCGAGGCGGAGGCGAACATGTACAACGATGGATGCAGCACAACGCTGCGCACAGACTTCTTGTGGTTGGTCAGGGTGCAGACGCTCTTACCGGCAGCCAGATCCCACAGGCGCACGGTCGAGTCGTGGGATCCAGTGATGATCTGTGGATTGGTGGCCTGGGCCACCACACTAGCCACCGTATTGGTGTGCCCGGACAGCGTGTGCACATTGGCCTTGGTCCTCATGTCCCAGATGCGAGCCGTGGAATCGCGCCCAGAGGTGGCCAGCACATCGATGGTCGGATGGAGGGCCAGTGAGTAGACTGCAGACAGATGGCCATGGTAATGTCGGATCACTTTGTTGTACTCCAGATCCCAGCACTTCACCTGGCGATCCTCGCCGCAGCTGAACAGATACGGATGCTTGGTGCTGACTGCCACTCCCCTCACGGTGCTCACGTGGCCGGTGAGCGAGAGTTTCAGCTTACCGCTGGCCAAATCCCAGATTTTGATGACACGATCCCCGGCACCGGTGGCGAACCACTCGTTGCCCGGCTCTACAGCTATGCAACGGACCCAACCCAAATGTCCGGAAATGACGCGGGAGAGTTTCCAGGGTGCATGCCACTTGGGCTTCGGTATGGTGGGTGCCTTCTTTGGTATGAGCTGCAGATTGCTGGCGCCATTGGATCCGGGTCCATTGCCATTGTTGGGCATGGAGGCCCGTACGAGGGATGTGCTATTGCTACCCGGTATGGACAGCACCGTGTCGGGGCGACGCGCATCGGCATTGAACTTCAACATGCTGTTAGCAGTGTCTGTGCTCCCGTCTGTGATGGCCAGTGGTCTTTCCACGGCATGTCCTGATGGTGTCCTTCTGGGCTCATTGGCTGTCGCAACCCTGTCAAGCAAGGAGCCATAGGTATCTTTGGCCTTGATCGACCGCCGCTGCTTGTCCCTGTGTCAACGAAAATGGGTATGAAGCTTGGAGCTTTGTTAATATGGATCCAAACCGGGGTACTCACAGTCGGTCGTCGACATCTGGCAGGTTTCCTTGATTGGAGACAAACAGATCGTGTGTGCGCTTTAGGGAGCGGAATATAAGCGTGTGCACGCTGTGCTTTTGCACGTCCTCCATTGatcaaataaattaaatgtaCTTTAgctaaacaaaacaaaaatgcgGCTTCTTTGCTAGCCGACAAAACTGTCATTCACCCAGGAACGCACGCACATTCGCTTGTGAGGGCTGAAATCGGTTATCGATTTGGACTATCGATTTAGACCATGCAATAATGAAAACGAAGGAACTATATTTTAAACCACATTTTCCTCATTTCCTCCACATTATATCTCAACATCTTCTCAGATAAATTTAGCAGACGCCAGTCGTTTTTTCAGTGTTAAATAcacgtccacccgctcgacaCTCCCGCACACCCACTGATATATGAATATAATCTAAACCTTTTGAATAAATTTCTCACTTCGTTTCGATTGTTTTGTCTTGTTTTTTATTATTAGTTAGCGGGAACCGGCGACCCAGAAGCAGCATTACTCGATGACAGAGATGAAGATGTTGGGGAGACCGACGCTGACGAAGTGCTGGCCGCAGCATTGGAAGTACTATCCTGTGCCCCCGAAATTCTGGAGTTGAAGAACTGTTTGATCTGTCGGGAGTTGGTAAACGAACGGAACGAACACTTTTAAATGCATCTAACAGGGGTTGTAACTGCAATGGCTTACGATGCGCTTAATGTAGTTGCACGAGGTTTCGTTGTTTGAACTCGATACTACGTTGTCCACTCGGTACGGTGGCGAAATGGTGACTTCGTTAAGGATCTGTATGTTCAGTCCCTGCCATGATACTTCATTGTACTGTGATTGCATGCATGCGAATAAAAGATAACAAGATGAGATTATGTGGAAATTGACTTTTGCCAGACACAGTAATGTGCGACGCGTACCCCATATTGTTTGGCTATCGCTCTATAAAGTTCTTGTGCTTCTGAGCTCACGTCAGCGTTCTGGGACTTGAGATACTCCCGACGACGTTCCACTGCTTTCTTCAGCCGCATTTTAACCTGAAAAAAGATTTAAAGGTTCACAACTTATCGCACATCTTCCGTTGCGGCTTACGTTGCTGCTCACCTGTTCCAGATTTAACTTCTGCGGTTCCGCGACGAAGTTCCCGTTGCACTCCTTGATCACCTGCACGTTGCTGCATAGCGAAAGATTCAACACATAGATATCACTCAGCTCCTCCGTTGTCTTCGATCGGCATTCTGTTTTGGGGAAAAAAGGCAACAGCGGAAAAAGGTGGGAAAGTGGGAAGCGGGGAAAGAAAGAGGGGAGCAAATATTTTTGGCGCGATGTACGGAGAACCAAATTCTGGATGTCTTAACTATTATATAAAAGCATCAATGGGATGCCCACAACACATCAGACACAACTCACTCTTTACAACAATTCAATTGGGTTTTTGACAATAAAAAAGGATACTCAAGATAAGCATCTTTGTGTTATGGTCGAAAGCGAGAACCTCGCCCTCCACTTCCTCATTGAAACAGGTTGTGCACATCACTGTGGATCCAATGCTGAAGCAGTCGTTCACTGCATTGCCGGCGgttgcagtggcagcggcCATCTTTAATTGGTAGACTTGACTtggagagtggagtggagtcgacCTAGGGCCTGGCCTGGGGGTCGAGTTGGAGGAGCTGGGCAGCTTTCAATCCTGCAGAGCTTCGCTACGAATGTACTGTGCGCTGGCTGGCTTGTGCGTTCCGATTGTTTACACAACTTTGAACACGTAGTACACGAGTATGCGATGTGATGCAAAACAACAATTAATATGACAAATCAAAAAAATTCAATTGAACCATGCGAACGTTGTGGAGTTCTAGCTGTGTGATCTGGACCTGGTTGACGGACGTAAGCTTATTGTTCCTGCTTCCACGGGTCTGTTACTTATGGTCTTCGTTTTGATGTTGCCGTTTGCCGCCGCGGACTCGCTTTCACATTCACGTTTCTGTTTCTGCCTCTAGCGTAGATGTCGCTTCATAGAAGTGATTTTCTAATCGCTTCGTTTCAATCTTTCCGCTTGAAACGAACAGCTGTGTTGGCCAAAAACTATTGATCTATATGGAGTTCAAGCGTACAGTCGATTTTAAATacgtgtttttttgttttgtaattgagaaaatggaaaatatgCGAAAAAGTGTTTGGTCAACACACGAACAAGGTAGGGCTGCAAAACCATCGATGGCACTGTCGATAATATCGATGGTTTGAGAACTTTGCAATAGATAATTTGTTTTACGTTTGAGAGAAAAGTATTATTTCGAAGTCTTTAAAGCGAATTAAGCGCAATTTAAAAGGATGTGGGAAACCAATCTCCTAGCGAGAAGCCTCCAACCAAAAAATCACAAATGGAATTATAGATATATCGATGTTTTTGCAGCCCTGGTATGCAGCCGAAAGTAGTTTATGAACGAAGATATAAAAAAGAACTATTACCTGTAGTGAACGACGTAAATAGGTTCAGCTTAATCGTCCTTTTTTATTCACGATTGGGAAATGATATTACGGATTTTTAAATGCGATTTAGTTTTACCAGCGTGCTATGACCGTCAGCGCTGAACATTTAATTTTATCcaacaaattattaaattttttacACGATtggctgtttttttttttactttttcacAACTATTTCTAAGCAATAGAGGTCACAAAATGTTTACAGATTGAagaatattttttaaatggaCTACACCATACAGGGATGGAATTGTCATGGAGCTCTCAGTTTTGCTACTAAATATCGATATCGATTACTATATTTTATGTACAGATCTTCGGCTTGGATGCAGTCCATCCGCCTTTAAATTAAATAGTAAATCGCGCGGACAACATGGTCGAGCCGAAAACTACAGCACCGCACCAACGGACCCCCACTGCCGAGACCGTTCTCCCCCTCAGCCGGGTGCGGACAATCATGAAGAGCTCGATGGACACCGGCTTAATTACGAATGAAGTGCTCTTCCTGATGACCAAATGTAGTGAGCTCTTTGTGCAGCATTTGGCGCGAGAAGCCTACGCGGCCTCTTGTTCCAAGGAGACAAGTGACACCCTCAAGTATGAGCATCTCTCTCAGCTGGTGAACAAGAGCTCGAATCTCGAGTTTCTTCTGCAAATTGTTCCAGAGAAGATACGTGTGCACACATTCCAAGAAATGCTCCGGCTAAATCGTTCCGGTGCCACCAgcgatgatgacgatgatgattcTGAATCCGAATCTGAGTCCGAATCGGATGAATGATACGCCAGAACCCCCATCGCCATCCTCACATAATCGACCACCTCTCTACACTCATTGCTTGTTACTAAACGTTTGATTATGCCGTTAATAATTTACTTCATGCAGATTCTATATATAATTAAGTTCTGTGTTTTGTATGTCTCCAAATATACTCTATATGAGTAAGTGCAGTTTTtaagaataaataaatacgtatAATGAAACAATAGTGCATCTAAAAATACCGAGCTCCTGACAGCTCCTGTTACTAAACGTTTGATTATGCCGTTAATAATTTACTTCCTGCagattatatatataattaagtTCCGTGTTTTGTATGTCTCCAAATATACTCTATATGAGCAAGTGCAGTTTTtaagaataaataaatacgtatAATGAAACAATAGTGCATCTAAAAATACCGAGCTCCTGACATCCTGACAATCTATTCTATCCTTAacactgttctttctctctaaCTGCAAGAATTATACATACAGAAACCACGAATGGAATCGTGGCCAGGATAAGGTTTAGGAGCCATTAATCTTCAATTCTGAAATATAGTTGTCGTAGGTCCCAGCCCAGCCATAAATTAATTCAATGATCGAAACACGTTTGGATTTTTTGAAGAATAATTATAACATATAATTGCACTTGGATACGATTTGTGATGCGTTTTTAAACAGCAAACAATTATGATTTAGGATTTCGGATTGCCTAGGCCTTTAGATAGGCGCCTGGATAGCCGGTGGCATTCAGGCCCGTCACCTTATAGGTGGTGCCCGCTGGGGCCGGCTGGTCGAACTTGGCCGCGGTTGTCACATAGAGAATGTCCAGGTTGGGGCCACCGAAAGCAGCCGAGGTTATCTGCTTGGTGGGAAACTTGATTTCCAACAGGACCTTGCCGGTGCTGTGTGGATAGCAAAACGGGAAAACCAGGGGTTACAGCAGGAGGAAATGGAATAAACGATGGCTTTCGCAGGGACTTACTTTGGGTTGACCTTGAAGATGGTGGCACCGTTAAATGTGGCCACATAGAGATTACCCTCGGTGTCGATGGTTAGACCGTCGGGCAGCAGATGATCCTTGGGGCTGGTCTTGCGCAAGTTGAAGATCACCTTGGGGTTGCTGGACACGCCTGTCTCGAAATCGTAATCGTATGACTTGACCTCGTAGTCGGTGGTGTCAATGTAGTAAAACTTCTTGGCCTTCTCGTCCCAGGCCAAGCCGTTGGAGATGCCCACATCACCCTTCACAATGGACACCTGGCCGCCAGCCTCCCACTTGTAGAGCTCACCGTGACGGAACTCAAACTCATCGCCAATGTAGCGCATGGTGCCGCCAAAGAAGCGACCACGGGGATCGGCCTTGGCGTCATTCAAGCGGTTCTTATCCATCTCCGGCTGTACCTCGAACAGGGTGCGCACCACCTTGGCCACTGGCGAGACTCCATCCCAGTTGACAATCACCACGCGGCGAGCACAGCCAACGGCAAACTCCTGGGGCTTGCCCTTAATCGGCAGGACGAAGGCGGCGAAACTCTCGCCTTCAATCTGCGTCTTGTACACCTTGTTCTGCTTGAAGTCGTAACGAAGCAGTTTTCCAGCCTCCAAATCGACGTAGTACAAGCTCTGGGTGGCCACATCCCAGTGGGGACCCTCTCCTAGGCCGGCATAGGAGTCAGGAAGTGGTTCAACTTTGTAGGACATCTGCAAGGAGAGGACGAGATTGGAATTTAAGTGATTGGATTGGAGTGAAAGTTGGAGCAAATCCACACGCCGCCACGCCACCCAAATGTACCGTCAAGCCAAAGAGAGCTCCCGTTAGGGCGATGGTCAGCGGGAGAAATCTGATGGAAGTCAGCATCTTGCACGGGCTCTGGGCGAATCGAGCTGTGTTTACCAACTGAATCTGCTGCCGCTCGATGGGAGGGTTTTTATTGATTAAACGCCTGACATTAGCGGAACCAAACCGCGGAACACAAATCTGAGTCTCAGATTCTGCGTTTATTTTCATGTTTTTCACAgacgctgcagctgcgcaCTTTTGACGTCATGCCCTTCACTTACTCAGCAGCAGTGGCGTTGCGATTACGTTTGATTGCCTTTAcctttttgtattttaattgaCTTTTGATGTTCAAGCGCCTGGTCTGGTTGTTGTTGCggttgatgctgctgctgcattatAGTACTGGCTAAACGAGCATGCAGCTGCTGCAGGAAGCAGTTGGGCCGCCCCTGATTGATTAGTATGTCTACACAGTGGTAGAATTTGGCGAGCAGCTCTCACAATTTAAAACAAGGACTGATTCATTTTTGAGCAATATTTGCGAGCTGTCTCGTTTAGACAGTACTTAAAGAGCATTTCACAGAACTGTTTGGAGGTATGTCATCGGGTATCGCTATCGAATGCACACTTGTAAATGCAACCCGGTGTACCACCAGCTGCATTTGGCCATAACGGTTCAAGGCAAGACAAAACAAACATCTTGCATTAATTAATTACAAAATCTCTGAATATTTTGACTTTGAAGCTCTCactcacaaaaaaaaattatgcaaaaaaaaaaggagaatgGCCGCTCAAGGACCGTTGCAAGTTTGCTGTCCACAGGATCGTACATACCTTTGAATAAACGCTTTCTTAGTCTTGCAGAATAGAACAAATCCTTGAGCACTTCTCCGTCGAATAACGCGTTGACACTGAAGTTAATACGATCAGACCGAAACCTTTTTATAGCCAGCCGGCAGCCGGCAGCCGGCTTTAGCGTGATATACAAACACACCAGCAGCAACACACTATGGATTGATAAGAAGCGACAATATTGGAGGGGGGCTGTGGCCTGGTCAGTAGCCAGAGAAGAGAACCCAGGCACCAAAGAACCAGATAAGACATAAAGCCAGTGCAAATGGAGCTGCTGGAATAACGATTTTGCTGCATATTTATTATCACATCGCACCCAATGAAATGCCATTATTGTAATAGGAGCCAGACTTAAAAGGAATACAACTGCACAACTTTCTGCCGTATGTGGGAGTGGCGTTGGCGGTAGCTGATAAGCCACGAGGCTAttttaattataataattttTTTACAAGTACATATTTCATTGCCAGATACCTATATGTTTCCGCTCAGCCTGTGATAACATGCACATGCAGTAAGGCCTGTGCGATAAATTCGCATCGAAACAGTCGCACTGTCGCCTGGTTaaggatgctgctgctgttgtgttGTTGTATCAGTTTGGACCTGACCCCCAGGCCGCTTCTTCAGTCTGCACTATCAGCAAAGAGGGGCCGAGAGGGAAGGGGCCGTGACGTTGCCAAAATCTAGGAGGCCCAGACAGAGCCAGAATCTAATCGCTGCCAGTCATGACCCTATGAGTCCTATGACTTGTAATTCTTTCTATTTTTGTCTTgatttcaaatttaaattgCTCTTTAATTAATTGGAGTAAGATTTATTACCATATTTGTACAATTGTCCATTGATAAGGTGACCATACAGCCTTTTACACTTCAAATCCGATATGATGAACATCACCAAAATTATGCCAAAATATTAAAACATACGTAAAACTACATACTTTTACCGtttaaaaaaattgtatgaatATAGTAGGCCCTGAAACAGTTTACCTTAGGACTgaatttacaaaatatttagtTAGTGACTCGGAGTTTGTGGCGAGAACAACTATACGGAGCTcggaaaaattaaaaaagaaaaaaaatttaaaattttaataagttttaaaaaatacGTAAAACTACATACTTTTACGGTTTAAACAAATTTTACAAATATAGTAGGCCCTGAAACAGTTTACCTTAGGAGTGAATTTACAAATTATTTAGTTAGTGACTCGGAGTTTGTGGCGAGAACAACTATACGGAGCTcggaaaaattaaaaaagaaaaaaatttaaaattttaataagttttaaaaaatacGTAAAACTACATACTTTTACGGTTTAAACAAATTTTACGAATATAGTAGGCCCTAAAACAGTTTACCTTAGGAGTGAATTTACAAATTATTTAGTTAGTAACTCGGAGTTTGTGGCGAGAACAACTATACGGAGCTCGGAAAAATTAAAATAGaaacaaaattttgaaatttatTATAAGtgaaaattcaaattcaaaatattttGTTGGCGTTCGATAAAAGTGAATAATTCAAAGCAGTTAAATCAAAATTATAACAAACTCAAATTCAATATATTTTGTTCTTTGCTCTCAATTAtacaaattattatttttctgtGATTTTGTGGAGGGCGGTCCTCGTTAAAAGACTGTGTTTCCATTTAATTGACCTATTTTCGATAATTATTCGTCAATACAGAATTTTTA
The Drosophila miranda strain MSH22 chromosome XL, D.miranda_PacBio2.1, whole genome shotgun sequence genome window above contains:
- the LOC108153584 gene encoding pleiotropic regulator 1, encoding MEDVQKHSVHTLIFRSLKRTHDLFVSNQGNLPDVDDRLDKQRRSIKAKDTYGSLLDRVATANEPRRTPSGHAVERPLAITDGSTDTANSMLKFNADARRPDTVLSIPGSNSTSLVRASMPNNGNGPGSNGASNLQLIPKKAPTIPKPKWHAPWKLSRVISGHLGWVRCIAVEPGNEWFATGAGDRVIKIWDLASGKLKLSLTGHVSTVRGVAVSTKHPYLFSCGEDRQVKCWDLEYNKVIRHYHGHLSAVYSLALHPTIDVLATSGRDSTARIWDMRTKANVHTLSGHTNTVASVVAQATNPQIITGSHDSTVRLWDLAAGKSVCTLTNHKKSVRSVVLHPSLYMFASASPDNIKQWRCPEGNFVQNISGHTAIVNCMAANNDGVLVSGGDNGTMFFWDWRTGYNFQRFQAPVQPGSMDSEAGIFAMCFDHSGTRLITAEADKTIKVYKEDDEASEETHPVNWRPDLLKRRKF
- the LOC108152131 gene encoding LSM12 homolog A isoform X2; amino-acid sequence: MAAATATAGNAVNDCFSIGSTVMCTTCFNEEVEGEVLAFDHNTKMLILKCRSKTTEELSDIYVLNLSLCSNVQVIKECNGNFVAEPQKLNLEQVKMRLKKAVERRREYLKSQNADVSSEAQELYRAIAKQYGYNEVSWQGLNIQILNEVTISPPYRVDNVVSSSNNETSCNYIKRIIKQFFNSRISGAQDSTSNAAASTSSASVSPTSSSLSSSNAASGSPVPAN
- the LOC108152131 gene encoding LSM12 homolog A isoform X1, producing the protein MAAATATAGNAVNDCFSIGSTVMCTTCFNEEVEGEVLAFDHNTKMLILKCRSKTTEELSDIYVLNLSLCSNVQVIKECNGNFVAEPQKLNLEQVSSNVKMRLKKAVERRREYLKSQNADVSSEAQELYRAIAKQYGYNEVSWQGLNIQILNEVTISPPYRVDNVVSSSNNETSCNYIKRIIKQFFNSRISGAQDSTSNAAASTSSASVSPTSSSLSSSNAASGSPVPAN
- the LOC108152141 gene encoding chromatin accessibility complex 16kD protein, which encodes MVEPKTTAPHQRTPTAETVLPLSRVRTIMKSSMDTGLITNEVLFLMTKCSELFVQHLAREAYAASCSKETSDTLKYEHLSQLVNKSSNLEFLLQIVPEKIRVHTFQEMLRLNRSGATSDDDDDDSESESESESDE
- the LOC108152091 gene encoding regucalcin isoform X1, translating into MLTSIRFLPLTIALTGALFGLTMSYKVEPLPDSYAGLGEGPHWDVATQSLYYVDLEAGKLLRYDFKQNKVYKTQIEGESFAAFVLPIKGKPQEFAVGCARRVVIVNWDGVSPVAKVVRTLFEVQPEMDKNRLNDAKADPRGRFFGGTMRYIGDEFEFRHGELYKWEAGGQVSIVKGDVGISNGLAWDEKAKKFYYIDTTDYEVKSYDYDFETGVSSNPKVIFNLRKTSPKDHLLPDGLTIDTEGNLYVATFNGATIFKVNPNTGKVLLEIKFPTKQITSAAFGGPNLDILYVTTAAKFDQPAPAGTTYKVTGLNATGYPGAYLKA
- the LOC108152091 gene encoding regucalcin isoform X2 translates to MSYKVEPLPDSYAGLGEGPHWDVATQSLYYVDLEAGKLLRYDFKQNKVYKTQIEGESFAAFVLPIKGKPQEFAVGCARRVVIVNWDGVSPVAKVVRTLFEVQPEMDKNRLNDAKADPRGRFFGGTMRYIGDEFEFRHGELYKWEAGGQVSIVKGDVGISNGLAWDEKAKKFYYIDTTDYEVKSYDYDFETGVSSNPKVIFNLRKTSPKDHLLPDGLTIDTEGNLYVATFNGATIFKVNPNTGKVLLEIKFPTKQITSAAFGGPNLDILYVTTAAKFDQPAPAGTTYKVTGLNATGYPGAYLKA